The sequence ATTGGTTGCATGAAAGTAAATTATTCCCGCCAACTTTCCTTTTCGCCCGAAATGTGAAACTGATTCAAGCTAACCACCAGATTGATCAGCCTTCTGACCACCCTCCTCTGGTGCATACATGGCAAATAAAGGAATCTCCCATGGAACCAACGCCATCAAGCCACGGCCCTATACCGTCCATATCCCTGCAGCGAGCATCGGCGGCCCTCGCCTCTCTTTTTGTCGGCGACTCCCTGGCGATGCCGGTGCACTGGTACTATGACACCGCCGATATCGAACGCGCCTTTCCCGGCGGCATCAAAGAGTTCGAAGCTGCGCCGGAATTTCACCCTTCATCGATCATGTCGCTTCACTCCACCCGGCGTGGCGGCCGGTCGGCGCACGGGGGCCTGTCCGACTCACCGGAGATCATCGGCACGGTTATCCTCAAAGGCCGGCAGCACCTGTGGGGTCAGGCCAATCGGCACTATCACCATGGGATGCAGGCGGGCGACAACACCCTCAATGCGCACTGTGCACGCGTGCTCATGCGTTCCATTATCGCGAGTAACGGCCGCTACAGCCGCGACCACTTTCTGCAGTCCTACATCGAGTTCATGACCGCCGATCCGCCCCGGCACAGAGACACCTACGCCGAATCATATCATCGCGGATTCTTTGCCAACCTTGTCGCAAAAAAGCCCCCGCATCAGTGCGGCGCCCGTACCCATGACACCCCATCCATGGGCGGATTGGTGACCATCGGCCCTCTGGCCATGAGTAGTCTGCTGCATGGGGCTGCGTTGAGCACGGCACAGGCAACCTGCCGGGAGCATCTCTTTCTGACGCATCCGGATGAGACATTGGGCCGTATCTGTGACGGGTATGTCGCCCTTGTTGCAGGCCTGCTCCTGCGCAAGGCAGGTGAGTCCCCGGACCGGTATCTGCTGGAGGCAGCCGAGACGACCATGGGCATCGACCTTGCGCACATGGTGGATCGCGCCCGGACAGACAGGGAAATCGTCGGTGGCAGGTATTCCACCGCATGCTACATCAGTGATTCGTGGCCGAGCCTTTTGTACCTGGCATACAAATACCGCAATGACCTCAAGGCCGCCCTGCTGGCCAACACCAACCTGGGTGGCGAAAACGCTCATCGTGGCGCGGTCCTCGGAGGGATTGTCAGCCTGTCATGCGACAGTACGGCTCCTGACTGGTTTGAACGACTCGTTGACTGTGAGGCCATTCAATCGGAAATAGCGGCATTGCTTGCCCCGCTTCCAGTATGACCAGGCTTTGAACCATAAAAGGCGAGGGTCACATAAAAGGCGAGAATCAGATCTTGAATCTTGACCACTTCAAGAACCGCCAGCCCATTCTTCCGCTTCACCCAATACGCCTGCCTGTGCCCTGCATTTTTGGCACCCAATTCTTTTCGACTCACATGTGCATGATAAATTGATTTGTGACTCATTTTTTCAACAAAATGAGTCACAAAGTCACTGAGCCGACCCTCTTTCTTCCCGGCCTTCCGTAATGAAGAGCAACGCCTGGTACCCCAACACTGCTGGCTTACTCCCGACCTGTTCCTCCAAAATTATGAAGTACTGTTTGTGCAGACCGTCTTCAGGCCTGCTTTTTCCAGACGCCGTCATCGGGAAACAGATGGACACCCGTTGCAATCTCCAGGGGGCTGGCGAGCCAGTTTTTGGTGGTCTCCACCCAGCGAGTGAAATGGGGGGTCTTCTTGTGTTCTTCGAAGGCCTCGGCGCTGGCATAGACTTCGTAAAGGTGCAGGCAGTTCTCGTCCTCGCTGTCCTGAACCACATTGAACAACAGACACGCGCTCTCGTTCCGCACGGACCCGCGTGCGTCGTCGAGCATGGCCTCCACGAATTCTTTCCTGTATTCCGGCTTGATGTGAACATTGACCATTACAGCGAACATGTCATTCTCCTGGATGTTGTTGAGTTGCCTTGTGTGCAGTGCACGACTCGGGATCGAATGCATTGAGCTACAGGAAAAGAGGTGGAGAGCGCAAGCAAGGATGGGAATCAGCCATCGGGCTCGAAATCTACGCTCGGACAAACGCTACGCTTATGTCGTTTACTGTAGATGTGTAGAAATCCACAGGCGTAAGCCGTTCGCGAAGGAGCGGATATCATCGCAGCTCCCGGTCATGTTTTCCGCGCTACCGTGACCGGCTTGAGGCCAACGAACCGGAAAGCTAAGGGATCTTGAAAGTCTCGATACGCGACGTCGGGAACGCCTTCTTGCGGCCCGGTTGTTGCTCAAGAGCCTGGAACCATTTACGGCAGAACACGCCCAACCCTCGCCAACGGAAAATGCGAATGTGACCGGACTCTTCAGAAAGTTTCATATTTTACAACTTTCCGTAGCCCCAGCTGTCACTTTTGCCCTCTTCCCAACTGCTTTGCGATTCGTGCGGTGAGCGTTTGCATCTGGCGGATGGCAATTTGATTAAGCCGTTTCAAACGGTCGCCCTGAGGGAGTCCCATATGGATAAACTCGGCGTTCATGTTTTCGAGGTTGGCGAGAACAAGAAGCTGTTCGAGGCTGGCGTGGTCGCGCATATTACCGTCTTTGCCGAGATTGGCGTCCCGCCATTCGCGGGCGGTCTGGCCGAAGAGGGAGACATTGAGGAGGTCGGCCTCTTCGGCGTATGCGAAAGCGGCCTGTTTTGCGGTAACTTCCTTCGGGATGAGATGCGTCTGAATCGCGTCGGTGTGGATGCGGTAGTTGATCTTGGCCAACATGCGGTTGAGGTTCCAGGCAAGGGAAAGGCGGCGATTTTCGTCCTCTTTGAGACGCTGGAATTCCTTGATGAGGTAAAGCTTGAATTCCACTGAGATCCAGGACGCAAATTCGAAAGCCACATCGGTATGGGCATACGTTCCGCCGTAGCGTCCGGCTTTGGAAACAATCCCGATCGCGCCGGTTTGATCAATCCACTGTTTCGGAGTGAGCGTGAAGCTGTTCAGTCCGGCCTGTTTTTTAATCCCGTCGAATTCGACGGGATTAAAACCGGAGTTGTGAAGTTGCTCCCATATGCCGAGAAACTCCAACGTATTACGATTACGTAGCCAATTGCGAATGAGGTCGTCGGTGTGCTCCGGATTCCTCGACTTTGCGATGTCGGTGAGTGAAATGAAGTCCTCGTCCTGTCGACGAATCACGGTGATCCTGGTGCCGCGGACGTTGATTGTGGTGTCGGAGTTCTTCTTCATTCCTTGGATCCCACGTGTCCGAGAACACCCCTCAGGGCCTTGTCAGTATGCCTGGCCTCCAGTTCAACGGCGTTCGAAACATGGTGCAGCGCCAGCAAAAATCCTTCCGTATCGCCGTCTTCCAGGCATGCATTGAGCATGTCCGCCGCCAAAGCGGGATCTTCCCGGTACATCCTTATGGCCACTTCATCAAAGGGTTTTGTAGCACTCATTTCTTCCTCCGTTCATAGTCGGCCCTGTATTCCCTGGCCCGCTGATTTTGTGGCAAAAGGGTTCCCTCACGAGTCAAAACGCGCACCCTTTATCCACGGATTCCCGCAGGCACTGCATCCGTGACATTCCGGTGCATGGAGCGACTGGCGACCGCGTTAATCATCTTCCACCTCCTCTGGCCAAAATTATCCGGCACGCTCCGGTGAGCCAGAATGGAGCCCTGGATTTAATGAAGAAGCGAAGACATGGACATTCGGCGCATCGTGTACCGCTGCGAAACTGAAGCTACGCAGTATGCGGTATGCGCAGGGACTGAAGTGTGAGATACTTTGGAAGAGAATAACGCGGCATCGCAAAAATATTCGAAAGTGCTCGATATCTGCACTCATAATAACTACGTTTATGTATCCTGCTGCAAATATGTAGAAACCCACATCGTAGTCCGTCCGAAAAGGAGCGGATATCATCGCGGCTACCGGTCACGCTTTTCCGCGCTACCGTGACCGGCTTGAGCTCAACGGACCGGAAAGCTTATAGGATATGAACGTCGGAATCTGCGGTTTCGAGAACACCTTCCTGCGGCCCGGTTGTTGCTTGAGAGCCTGTAAACACCCTCGGCGGAACACCGCCCAACCTTCGCCAACGGACAATGCGAATGGACATGACCTTTCTCTTCCCGGTGCAGCTCAGCCTGCGCGTGGCCGCCCTGGCCACCCTGACTTCCCTGGTCTTCGGGGTGCTCCTGGGCTGGGTTTTCCACCGCTACCGCTTCCCGGGAAAGGAACTGCTCGATTCCATCCTGAGCCTGCCCATGGTGCTGCCGCCGACGGTGCTCGGTTATTATCTGATCGTGCTGCTCGGCCGGAACGGTTTTGCGGGCC is a genomic window of Desulfomicrobium baculatum DSM 4028 containing:
- a CDS encoding ADP-ribosylglycohydrolase family protein encodes the protein MEPTPSSHGPIPSISLQRASAALASLFVGDSLAMPVHWYYDTADIERAFPGGIKEFEAAPEFHPSSIMSLHSTRRGGRSAHGGLSDSPEIIGTVILKGRQHLWGQANRHYHHGMQAGDNTLNAHCARVLMRSIIASNGRYSRDHFLQSYIEFMTADPPRHRDTYAESYHRGFFANLVAKKPPHQCGARTHDTPSMGGLVTIGPLAMSSLLHGAALSTAQATCREHLFLTHPDETLGRICDGYVALVAGLLLRKAGESPDRYLLEAAETTMGIDLAHMVDRARTDREIVGGRYSTACYISDSWPSLLYLAYKYRNDLKAALLANTNLGGENAHRGAVLGGIVSLSCDSTAPDWFERLVDCEAIQSEIAALLAPLPV
- a CDS encoding putative quinol monooxygenase yields the protein MFAVMVNVHIKPEYRKEFVEAMLDDARGSVRNESACLLFNVVQDSEDENCLHLYEVYASAEAFEEHKKTPHFTRWVETTKNWLASPLEIATGVHLFPDDGVWKKQA
- a CDS encoding KilA-N domain-containing protein, coding for MKKNSDTTINVRGTRITVIRRQDEDFISLTDIAKSRNPEHTDDLIRNWLRNRNTLEFLGIWEQLHNSGFNPVEFDGIKKQAGLNSFTLTPKQWIDQTGAIGIVSKAGRYGGTYAHTDVAFEFASWISVEFKLYLIKEFQRLKEDENRRLSLAWNLNRMLAKINYRIHTDAIQTHLIPKEVTAKQAAFAYAEEADLLNVSLFGQTAREWRDANLGKDGNMRDHASLEQLLVLANLENMNAEFIHMGLPQGDRLKRLNQIAIRQMQTLTARIAKQLGRGQK